The genomic stretch ACTTAAACTTCCACCTATTGTACCCATATTTCTAACTTGCATATCTCCAACTTTTGATGCTGTATGTGAAAGTAATGGTAATTTATTGCTTACAGTTAGATCTTTAACAATATCAGCGTGTTTAATCATAGAACCTATAGACACTGTATTTCCTTCATCTCTTATGAAGTACAATTCCCTAAGAGAGTTAAGGTCAACAAGAAATTTAGGCTGAATGAGGCGAAACTTTAACATAGGTATTAAACTTTGTCCGCCAGCAAGAGGTTTTGTCCCCCCACCACTCATGAAATCTAACGCGTCTGCAAGAGATGATGGTCTATAGTATCCGAATTGAGGAGGAAACATTATAATTTTTTACACCTTACGCTATAAAAATTTTTGTATTCGTTTCGTATAAAAAGTAATTAATGTAAAATATAAACAACTATTCATATTTTTTCTTAGTATTATTATGGTAATAAATAAGGTAAAACTAATTCCAATCTAAGAGAAAATAGAAAGATAAAAGTGTAATAATTGATTCGATTTAGATTGTATGATGAGTTTTCAATTATTTAACGTTCAATTGGTACACCTACTAAATTACCATACTCAACCCATGAACCATCATAGAGTCTAACATTTTTATAGGAAAGAACTTCTTTCAGCACATACCAAACTGCTGAAGCTCTAGCTCCAGTCCTACAGTATACTACTATTTCTTTATCCTTATCTATACTAGAAAATATTTTTTCTAGTTCTTCTCTTTCTTTCAAAGTGCCATCTTCATTAAATAAGAGTGTCCAAGGTATATTCTTGGCATTAGGTATATGACCACTAACTTGCGTTTGCTCACATTTATGTTCTGGTGGAGCAGATGTTAAACCTTCATATTCTTCTCTATTTCTAGCATCTATTAATTCGACAGAGTTTAACTTTGAAAGTAATTCCCATAAAAATATACGAGAACTCCAATCTACTCTTTTCACAATATAGTTAGATTTTTCCGATGGAAGCGTAGCCTTATTTTCTACTGGGTAGCCTTCTTTTAACCATTTATATATACCGCCATTAAGTATGGCCACGTTCTCGTGACCGTAAGCTTTCATTAACCAATATGTATAAAATGCGTATCTATTACCCATGTCACTATATAAAACAACAAAATCATTTTCACTGATTCCTAAATTACCTAGTACTTTACTGAACTTTTCTGGTGGTGTGAAATCCCTTATCTTGTCGTGAAGTAGTGACTTCCATGGTAAAAGTAAAGCATTAGGTATATGACCTTCATAATAATTAATATCTGGATCAAAATCTATTTCGAGAATCTTCACTTCATTTAAATTCTCATAAAGCCATTTTACACTTACAAGCATAATTTGAAAGTATAATATTAGTTAAAAAGGTTAGCTTTGCATTTATTATAGTTTAAGCATAATTTGAAAGTATATTTATATTCATACTCTGTAAGTAGTAATTGATGGTAGAAATAGGAGAGTTAGCCCCAGATTTTGAGTTACCGGATACAGAATTAAAGAAAGTAAAGCTCTCAGACCTAAAAGGAAAAGTAGTAGTTCTAGCATTCTATCCAGCAGCTTTTACACAAGTTTGTACTAAGGAAATGTGTACTTTCAGAGACTCTATGGCTAAATTTAATGAAGTAAATGCTGTAGTACTGGGAATTAGTGTTGATCCTCCATTTAGTAATAAAGCTTTTAAAGAACATAATAAACTAAACTTTACTATTTTGAGTGATTATAACAGAGAGGTAGTTAAAAAATATAATGTAGCGTGGGAGTTTCCGGCACTTCCGGGATATGTCTTAGCTAAAAGAGCTGTTTTCGTAATAGATAAGGAAGGTAAGGTAAGGTACAAGTGGGTTTCAGACGATCCCACGAAAGAACCACCTTATGATGAGATAGAGAAAGTTGTAAAATCCTTAAGTTAAGTTTTTTTATAGTGATCCCTCTTGTTAAGATCACAACTTTATGTCCCAGGTAATAATGAGAAAATGATTAAGAAAACTGAGAGTATAAACGCAGATTCTTTTATTTTTGATTTAGAGGATGCTGTACCCCTACAAGAAAAGGATAAGGCCAGAGAACTACTCTTATCTCTTTTACCCTCCCTAAACATTAGAAGAAGCTTAATTTGCGTTAGAATCAACTCGCTCTCAACTAGAGAATCTATAAAAGATCTTGATTTCGTGATAAGAAGTGATATTGATTGTATAGTTATTCCAAAAGCCGAAATTGATCTTTCTTTCCTTCATAAAATGACCGGAAAGAAAGTTTTACCAATAATAGAAACAGCAAAGGGTCTCGTCAAAATTGAAGACATAATTAGGAGTGAAGGAATAATAGGAATAAGCTGGGGCGCAGCTGACTTAGCTGATAGTTTGAAAGCTAATGTGACTAAGATTGAAGGAAGCGAGTATATAAGATTAAAAATTGTAAGCATAGCTAGGACATACAGCATTCCTCCAATTGATAACGTATTTTTTGATGTAAAAGATTTAGAGAGTTTCAAGAAGGAATGTGAATTAGCAAGAGCTTTTGGTTTTGAAGGAAAACAAGTTATTCACCCTAACCAAGTCACAATAGCTAATGAAGTGTTTTCTCCAAGTAAAGAAGAAATTGAATGGGCAAAAAAAGTAGTAGAAGAGTATGAAAAATATGCTTCTGCAGGAAGGGGTGCAATAACTATAGATGGTAAATTAGTAGATGCAGTTCATTATAGAATTGCAAAAAGAATTTTAGAGTCATCATAATATAACCTTACCCTCATATATACTCTTTATTCTCTCCCACATTTTCTCTATATATTCTTCAAGACCCTTTACAACTTCCTGTGAAACTCCCTTATATCTACCTTGTATCTTTAAGAACTCCTCAATTGGCTTTCTTGTTCTTTTATCTAGACAGTGCATGCTCTCTTGAGATATAGTTAATTTACCGTTCTCATATTCTATTAAGGGCCAATAACACGTTTGAACTGCTAATTTTCCTACTTCAGCTGTTTTAGAAGGATCAAACATCCAACCATAAGGATCTGGAGTTAAAACTTGAATATACGTAAAGCCTTCAATACTTCTAGCCTTCTTAACCTTTTCCATCAAATCGTGTAGGTAACCAACACTAGCTGTAGCAACATAAGGAATGTGATGAGCCATCATGATAAGCGGTAAGTCTTTTTTATTCTCTTTTTTCCCACCTGGAGTTGAAGCTGTCCTAGCCCCAAATGGTGTAGAACCGCTTCTATGCCCTCCAGTATTCATGTAAGCTTCATTATCAACACAGATATAAAGAATGTTATCATTTCTCTCAGCAGCACCACTTAATGAAGCAAAACCTATATCTGCAGTGCCACCATCCCCCGCCCAAACAACTGGTTTAATATCTTTATTCCTCATCTTAAACGCTTTAGCCATTCCAGCAGCTGCTGCTGGACCAGCTGCAAAAGCTATATTCAATACTGGGTAATTATAAGTTGATTTTGGACCCATACCTTGAATTATTGAAGAACAACCAGCAACAACGATAAATACAGCATTTTCTCCTAGAGCCATACTTATTGATTTTAATGCTATGTTCTCTGGGCAGCCTGGACAAGCTGAAGTCCCAGGTAACAATCTGGGTTTATTTAATATATCTCGGATTCCTAAGCTCAACCTTTTCCACCTCACTCGGATAGAACCATTCATCACTTGTTTTACCTTCAATAAACTTTCTTGTGAGAGAAGAAATTACGTCCTTACCGATAGCTACTCCGCCTAAACCAGTAACTATTCCTTTTATGTTAACATCTGGTAAAGTTGCTTTTAGTTCTAGATATAAATGTCCTCCTCTACCAAAGCTTACTGACCTATCGAACACTAAGATTCCGTCTTTGTCTCCTAATTTTCTCTTAATATCTTCTTCATCCCAAGGCCTAATATACCTAATTCTATAGAGACCTATCTTCACTCCCATGTTTCTTAATTCATCTACAACTTGCATAGCGTCTAAAGACCATGCTCCCATGGATACTATAGCATACTCCGCATCATCGAGTTTGTAAGATTCATTTAAAGAAGAATATGAACCTACTGGGACTACTTTTTTCTCATACTCTTTTCCAATTTCTCTAATTACTTCTTTAGAGTTTAATATAGCTAGATGCATTGAATGTCTTAATTTCATGTAATCAATTGGCTGAAACATATTTCCAATATCAACAGGGTCTTCTGGATCCAGCACATAAGGCTGTTTCCTTGACGGTAAGAATGAATCGACTTCTTCTTGGCTAGGAATATAAACTCTAGTCTTAGTGTGAGAGAGAATGAATCCGTCCATCCCTACCATCATTGGCAAGAAAACCCTTTCATCCTCAGATATTTTAAAGGCTTGAATTGTTAAATCTAAAGCTTCTTGAGGAGTTGATGCAAATGCCATAAGCCAACCACTGTCTCTTTCGCTCATAAAATCTGTATGTTCATTCCAAATATTCCACGGAGCTCCAACAGCTCTGGTACCTACAGTCATAACAATCGGTATTCTGCTACCAGCGACCCACCAAATCATTTCATGCATATAAAGTAGTCCTTGAGATGCAGTAGCAGTATAAACTCTTACTCCCGCAGATGCAGCACCATAAACGGCAGCCATTGCAGAATGCTCACTCTCGACTCTAATTACTTCAGCATCTAACTCTCCTTTATCTCTCATGGCAGCAAGTTCTTCTATGATATATGTCTGTGGCGTTATTGGATAAATTGCTATCACTTTTACCCTAGACAGTTTAACTCCTAAAGCTACAGCCTCATTTCCAGAAATTACTTTACTAATCATTTTCGCTCACCATACTTATTGCTTTTACTGGGCACACATTTGAACAAACTCCACAGCCTTTACAATATTCATAATTTATTGAAACTTTACCATCAGTTGGTATGATAGTGTTTTCCGGGCACCATAAAAAACAAGCTTTACAACCAATACATTTATTTAGATTAACAACTGGCCTTACAATTCGCCAATTTCCAGTTTTACCCCCACCACCTTCAGAGGGTCTACTTACTGGAAAGAACTGATAATTAAGCGACAATTGGACTCACCACCATAGTTTTCTCATAAGCTATTCTTACTGCCTTCTTGTTTAATTCAGCAATTTTACCTTCAAATTCTTCGTCAATTGCTTTTTCAAGTGAGGATAAGGAGATATAATCTATGGCTTTAAGAAGCGAACCTAAAACTACTATATTAACTAAAGGCCAACCTGATTTGACTAAACCTAACTCCCTAGCTATTTGGGTTGCATTAACATAAAATGTAGTATAACTGAGGCCTGGTTCTGAAGCAGAATTGAGAACTACCACCCCCTTTGATTTTAACCCTTTAAGTGGATTAGATATTTTCAACAAAGAGGGATCTAAAATTACAACATAATCTGGATATTCTATCGGAGAAGTAATTCTTATAGGTTGCGAATCAATTCTACAATAAGCCTCTATCTCTGCGCCTCTCCTTTCTGCTCCATAAAAAGGAAAGGCTGAACTCCAAAAACCTTCAATATCCGCCGCAATAGCTAACAAATTCGCGGCTGTTACAACACCTTGTCCACCCCTACCGTGGAATCTTATTTCGAGCAATAAAAACCACTCTCAAAATGTAATTTATTTTCCATACTTTAAAAAGTTAAGTATTAAAAAAGTTTATGGACTTGGTAGGCCATAATATGTAATCTTTTCAAAGAAGTTACGTCTAGTTATGATTTCTGATGAGATACCAATTATTGAGGCTGCAATACTTATTAACGGGATAAAGATAGAAATTAGCAAGAGTATCAAATACGGTATATGCAGATTTTTCTCTTTCCTTGCAAAACCTATCTCAATAATTCCAAAAACTAAAGGAATTAGCAAAAATAACAGAGAGTGTGTGAAGTAAAAACCTAATGGAAACACAGTGAATATAGTGCCTATGAAGGATAATGGAGTATTGGGATTATACCAAGAAGGTGTAGTTTTTAACATGTATATCATAATGGATGAAAATACAGATAAGGAAATTAGTATAAGTGATAAGTAGTATAAGCTGGGTATTATGAGCTCCAAAAGTAATGAAAGGAATGATAAACCACCAAAGAACACTTCCCTACTAAGCCAAGAAGATTTTAGATTCATTATAACCCTATAAGCCCTTTCCCTTCTATTAATGTGGAAAATTGAGGGGATTAAACCAATAGCTAAAAGAATAAGAGAAACTAAGGAATAAAAAGGGATCCTAGTTATAATAACCCCTAGAGAGAGTTCAGAAAGAATTGTGAAGAGTAAAAGTTCAATATATTTTTCTTCCCTTCTTGTCTTTAGCGGTGAAGCTTTAATCTCTTCCTCTTTTGGCTTCTTTATTTCAAGCTTAGGTTTTGTAATATCATAAGGTGCTAGATAAGGTGCATCATATTTAGGCTTATCTATCCAACCGAAAGATAGTGCACCAGTAGGACATGATTCAACACAATAAGGCAATCCTTCCTTTTTCAAAATTCTTTGCCTACATAAGTCACATTTTGTCATTATCCCTTCATGGTTAAACTTAGGTTCTTCATAAGGGCAAGCCCATTGGCAATAACCACAACCTATACATTCATTACCATTTATGTAAACTATTCCCATATCATCTTTATGTATAGCATTGGCTGGGCAAACTTTCATACAAAGAGGAATATCACAATGATTACAAGCAATAGAAATACCAATTTTTACCTCATTTTGAAAGACCAATAGGGACCTCCAGTTCAAGTTCCCATAATGTTCATTACAAGCATTAACGCAAGCGTTACACACTATGCACTTGTTAGGATCGAATACAAACCCTAGACTTCTCTCCATAACTTAATTTTGTATTGTAACTTTATAAACTTGCCATTTATAATTCTAAAAAGACCTCCAAATTTTTAAAAAAGGAATAGATTAGAATAAACTTCATAATATAATTATGGATTTTTACTCTATAGCGTTGGTGAGAAACTTCATACGTTTTTTGATTGAGGATAATCCTACAGATGAAGAAATAGAAAATATACCACTAGATATAAAGGAAAAAGTATGCTCGTTAAATGATGAAGAGCTCTTACAATTAGTTAAGGAAACTGAAGAGTTTATTTCAAGTATTAAAAAGGACGAGAAAGAAGTAGTTGAAAAAATAAAAAGCGTTTGCAATAAATTAGTCTCTGATTAAATGCCAAATTCCATTTCCTTTTGCACATAACTCATTATTACCGTCAAAACCCTCAACTTCAACATACGCATATCTTTTAGTTTCTCTTACAACCCTAGCTAGAAACGTAAATGGTGGTATTTTCATTGCCTTTAGAAATACTACATTAAACTCTAAAGTATAAGCCTCCTTTACGTCAAGTGTTCTAACAGCATAACTGCCAGAGTAATCCATAGCGGCAAATATAATAGCACCATGAAGCATTCCGCCAATTCTACTTAACTCCTCTTTATATTCAAAGGAAAGTTTAGCCACACCTCTTTCAACTTTTTCAAACTTAGCACCCATAAACCTAAAGAGAGCTTCATTCTCACTAAGAAGTTTATTTACTTCATCTTCAGTTATCATACCTTAACACCCATAAATCTATAGTAGAACTGTCTAGCTGCACTTATTCTTTGAATATCGTTTGTCCCTTCATATGTTTTCAAAATTTGTAAATCTCTCAAAAGCCTTTCTAAGCCTGTTGATACTGAAACCCCATAACCACCATGAACAGTCATTGCCCTCATTACTATTCTTTCAGCAGCTTCAGTAGAATGGAACTTTGCTAAAGAAGCTGCAATAATATATTCTTGTATTCTTCCCCTTTTATAAAGTGTACCGGCCCAATACGTTAAAAGTCTTGAAGTCTCTAAATCGTCTAGAGACTCAGAAACTTTTTGTTGAACTAACTCAAATTCAGCAAGTTTTTTCTCAAATGCGCTCCTCTGAAGAGAATAATTAACTAATTTCTCAAATGCTTGTTGAGCTATACCTAGAGCTTGCGAAGAAACGATTGTACGTGCATAATCAAAAGATTCTACAGCATACTTAAAGCCCATATCAACTTCTCCAAGAACATTTTCTGCTGGAACTTTTACGTCTTCAAGCATTATTTCAGCCGTATGTGAAGCTTTCAACCCTGTAGTTTCTATTCTACTAACAGTCTTTACTCCCCATTCTTTCTCAACAACGAATACTGTTATACCCCTCCATTTAGCCTTAGGATCCGGTGAAGAAGTTCTTGCAGTTATTAAATAGTAATCAGCAATATCTCCATTTGTGATAAATATCTTTCTCGCATTTAGAACATAATGATCATTAACTTTTTTTGCAGAAGACTTAATTCCAGCTACATCTGATCCCGCATCTGGTTCGGTATTACAAAAAGCGGCTATTTTTTCACCCTTAGCTGTATCCCTTAAATATTTCTTTTTCAAACTCTCGTTACCCCATTTTAGAATAGCTTGGTTAAACATCCACTGAATAAGGAAGAAAGTTGAAAAGGAAGTCCAAATTCTACTTAATTCCTCAGCAGTAACTAAAAGAGATAAATAATCGGCACCTTGTCCATTATATTCTGTGGGCACATCGAGTCCGTAGAGTCCTAACTCCTTAGCTCTTTCTCTCAGATCTTTAGGAAAATCTCTTTCTGCCTCCCCCTTCTCTACGTATTTTTTCACTTCATTTTCAGCAAAATCCCTAACTGCACTTCTTAATAATTCATGATCTTGTGTTAGATCTATAGTAAAATCCTCTATTGACTTTAAAGGGAATACCATCACATATAAATGCATCTAATAACTAAAAAATGTTAAGCAAATAATATTAATGAGTTAAAATCTTGTATTTTTTGATGAATATAGTAACTTGTTTTAAAATAGTTCCTGACGATACTTTAATTAAAATAGTCGGAGATAAATTAGACTTAAACGTTCCTCCAAAAATTAGTACATACGATAAAAACGCAATCGAAGAAGGTATTAGGATAAAAGAGAAATATGGAGGAAAAGCAATAGGAGTTACTGCTGGAAATACAGATAGAAAAAGCATTAGGGAAGCACTAGCTATGGGCTTAGACGAAGTAATAGCAATAAACATGAAGGAACAAGATGTAATGACAACTGCTGAGGCAATAGCTGAAACTATTTCATCAATAAAACCAGATATAATTCTTACTGGAGAAGCTACCACTGATAGTAGCACATCAGTATTTTCCTCCTATCTCGCTTCACTCTTAAATTATCCCGTAGTTACTTACGCAAAATCAATTTCTATTGAAGGTAATAAAGTAAGGGTTGAGAGAAATTTGACAACATTCCAAGAAATTGTAGAAACAGATTTACCATCAATAATTTCCGTTGTAGGTGAGATAAATACTCCTAGAATACCTAGTGTTAAGCAGATACTTGAGTCGTCAAAAAAACCAGTTAAAAACATTGATTATAATAAACAGCCCAGAGTGAAAATTGTTAATGTTTCGCCATATGTTATAATTAGGAAAAAGATTGTAATAGAGGGTAAAATGGAAGAAGCTGTAGATAAACTTCTTAATTATTTATCTCAAGAGGGTGTTCTATGATGAAGATTATAGCATATTCTGAGGATATAGATTATATAAAGACAGCAGTCTCATACTTTCCTAACGAATATGTAGTAGGGATAAGTAACAAGACAACTAAAGTTGTAGATGAGTTACATTTACTTGATGATGTAAATGAGGAATTTATTGCCAATTATATAGCATCATTAAAACCTGATGTGGTCGTTACTGGAAGTACCAAGAGGGATAAGACCGTAGCTGGGGCAGTCGCTGGTTTGTTAAGATACCCAATAATAACTGATGTTATTGACCTATCTGGCAATAAGGCTAAAAGAATAGTTTATAGCGGAATGGGAATAGCTGAAATTGAGTTTTCTTACCCCGTAGTATTAACAGTAAGTAAGAAAAACATTGAAATAAAAGAAAAGGAAAGCAAAATAATACAGGTTAAAACTGAGATGAGAAGAGTTAGAAGAGTTGAAATTAAGAGCAAAGGGGAGAGTTCTGTTGATCTTTCATCTGCACAAATTATTGTGTCTGTAGGTAGA from Sulfolobus sp. S-194 encodes the following:
- a CDS encoding sulfurtransferase translates to MLVSVKWLYENLNEVKILEIDFDPDINYYEGHIPNALLLPWKSLLHDKIRDFTPPEKFSKVLGNLGISENDFVVLYSDMGNRYAFYTYWLMKAYGHENVAILNGGIYKWLKEGYPVENKATLPSEKSNYIVKRVDWSSRIFLWELLSKLNSVELIDARNREEYEGLTSAPPEHKCEQTQVSGHIPNAKNIPWTLLFNEDGTLKEREELEKIFSSIDKDKEIVVYCRTGARASAVWYVLKEVLSYKNVRLYDGSWVEYGNLVGVPIER
- a CDS encoding peroxiredoxin; this translates as MVEIGELAPDFELPDTELKKVKLSDLKGKVVVLAFYPAAFTQVCTKEMCTFRDSMAKFNEVNAVVLGISVDPPFSNKAFKEHNKLNFTILSDYNREVVKKYNVAWEFPALPGYVLAKRAVFVIDKEGKVRYKWVSDDPTKEPPYDEIEKVVKSLS
- a CDS encoding CoA ester lyase, encoding MLRSQLYVPGNNEKMIKKTESINADSFIFDLEDAVPLQEKDKARELLLSLLPSLNIRRSLICVRINSLSTRESIKDLDFVIRSDIDCIVIPKAEIDLSFLHKMTGKKVLPIIETAKGLVKIEDIIRSEGIIGISWGAADLADSLKANVTKIEGSEYIRLKIVSIARTYSIPPIDNVFFDVKDLESFKKECELARAFGFEGKQVIHPNQVTIANEVFSPSKEEIEWAKKVVEEYEKYASAGRGAITIDGKLVDAVHYRIAKRILESS
- the porB gene encoding pyruvate synthase subunit PorB; its protein translation is MSLGIRDILNKPRLLPGTSACPGCPENIALKSISMALGENAVFIVVAGCSSIIQGMGPKSTYNYPVLNIAFAAGPAAAAGMAKAFKMRNKDIKPVVWAGDGGTADIGFASLSGAAERNDNILYICVDNEAYMNTGGHRSGSTPFGARTASTPGGKKENKKDLPLIMMAHHIPYVATASVGYLHDLMEKVKKARSIEGFTYIQVLTPDPYGWMFDPSKTAEVGKLAVQTCYWPLIEYENGKLTISQESMHCLDKRTRKPIEEFLKIQGRYKGVSQEVVKGLEEYIEKMWERIKSIYEGKVIL
- a CDS encoding pyruvate ferredoxin oxidoreductase — its product is MISKVISGNEAVALGVKLSRVKVIAIYPITPQTYIIEELAAMRDKGELDAEVIRVESEHSAMAAVYGAASAGVRVYTATASQGLLYMHEMIWWVAGSRIPIVMTVGTRAVGAPWNIWNEHTDFMSERDSGWLMAFASTPQEALDLTIQAFKISEDERVFLPMMVGMDGFILSHTKTRVYIPSQEEVDSFLPSRKQPYVLDPEDPVDIGNMFQPIDYMKLRHSMHLAILNSKEVIREIGKEYEKKVVPVGSYSSLNESYKLDDAEYAIVSMGAWSLDAMQVVDELRNMGVKIGLYRIRYIRPWDEEDIKRKLGDKDGILVFDRSVSFGRGGHLYLELKATLPDVNIKGIVTGLGGVAIGKDVISSLTRKFIEGKTSDEWFYPSEVEKVELRNPRYIK
- a CDS encoding 4Fe-4S binding protein, yielding MSLNYQFFPVSRPSEGGGGKTGNWRIVRPVVNLNKCIGCKACFLWCPENTIIPTDGKVSINYEYCKGCGVCSNVCPVKAISMVSEND
- a CDS encoding 2-oxoacid:acceptor oxidoreductase family protein — its product is MLEIRFHGRGGQGVVTAANLLAIAADIEGFWSSAFPFYGAERRGAEIEAYCRIDSQPIRITSPIEYPDYVVILDPSLLKISNPLKGLKSKGVVVLNSASEPGLSYTTFYVNATQIARELGLVKSGWPLVNIVVLGSLLKAIDYISLSSLEKAIDEEFEGKIAELNKKAVRIAYEKTMVVSPIVA
- a CDS encoding DmsC/YnfH family molybdoenzyme membrane anchor subunit produces the protein MERSLGFVFDPNKCIVCNACVNACNEHYGNLNWRSLLVFQNEVKIGISIACNHCDIPLCMKVCPANAIHKDDMGIVYINGNECIGCGYCQWACPYEEPKFNHEGIMTKCDLCRQRILKKEGLPYCVESCPTGALSFGWIDKPKYDAPYLAPYDITKPKLEIKKPKEEEIKASPLKTRREEKYIELLLFTILSELSLGVIITRIPFYSLVSLILLAIGLIPSIFHINRRERAYRVIMNLKSSWLSREVFFGGLSFLSLLLELIIPSLYYLSLILISLSVFSSIMIYMLKTTPSWYNPNTPLSFIGTIFTVFPLGFYFTHSLLFLLIPLVFGIIEIGFARKEKNLHIPYLILLLISIFIPLISIAASIIGISSEIITRRNFFEKITYYGLPSP
- a CDS encoding PaaI family thioesterase produces the protein MITEDEVNKLLSENEALFRFMGAKFEKVERGVAKLSFEYKEELSRIGGMLHGAIIFAAMDYSGSYAVRTLDVKEAYTLEFNVVFLKAMKIPPFTFLARVVRETKRYAYVEVEGFDGNNELCAKGNGIWHLIRD
- a CDS encoding acyl-CoA dehydrogenase family protein — encoded protein: MVFPLKSIEDFTIDLTQDHELLRSAVRDFAENEVKKYVEKGEAERDFPKDLRERAKELGLYGLDVPTEYNGQGADYLSLLVTAEELSRIWTSFSTFFLIQWMFNQAILKWGNESLKKKYLRDTAKGEKIAAFCNTEPDAGSDVAGIKSSAKKVNDHYVLNARKIFITNGDIADYYLITARTSSPDPKAKWRGITVFVVEKEWGVKTVSRIETTGLKASHTAEIMLEDVKVPAENVLGEVDMGFKYAVESFDYARTIVSSQALGIAQQAFEKLVNYSLQRSAFEKKLAEFELVQQKVSESLDDLETSRLLTYWAGTLYKRGRIQEYIIAASLAKFHSTEAAERIVMRAMTVHGGYGVSVSTGLERLLRDLQILKTYEGTNDIQRISAARQFYYRFMGVKV
- a CDS encoding electron transfer flavoprotein subunit beta/FixA family protein, which codes for MNIVTCFKIVPDDTLIKIVGDKLDLNVPPKISTYDKNAIEEGIRIKEKYGGKAIGVTAGNTDRKSIREALAMGLDEVIAINMKEQDVMTTAEAIAETISSIKPDIILTGEATTDSSTSVFSSYLASLLNYPVVTYAKSISIEGNKVRVERNLTTFQEIVETDLPSIISVVGEINTPRIPSVKQILESSKKPVKNIDYNKQPRVKIVNVSPYVIIRKKIVIEGKMEEAVDKLLNYLSQEGVL
- a CDS encoding electron transfer flavoprotein subunit alpha/FixB family protein, encoding MKIIAYSEDIDYIKTAVSYFPNEYVVGISNKTTKVVDELHLLDDVNEEFIANYIASLKPDVVVTGSTKRDKTVAGAVAGLLRYPIITDVIDLSGNKAKRIVYSGMGIAEIEFSYPVVLTVSKKNIEIKEKESKIIQVKTEMRRVRRVEIKSKGESSVDLSSAQIIVSVGRGIGNKENIKYAEELAKALGGALGGSRPVTAELGWLPEDRQIGLSGNKVKPKLYIALGISGQPQHLAGIKDAKIIVAVNKDKSAPIVENADYIIIGDAIEFCKAMTEKVKKK